A region of the Apium graveolens cultivar Ventura chromosome 6, ASM990537v1, whole genome shotgun sequence genome:
GCCTCCAGGTCAGCGAGCCCAGAACCTTGGCAGAATTTTATGAATAGGCCGAGCCCTTTAAGAGGGTGGAGAAATCAATGAGGGAGCTGAAAATCAGTGAAAACTATCGAGACATGAGAGACTAATCCTCGAGCCCTGAGGAAAGGAGGAAGACATATCAGCGCAACTTTAGCCCATAAAGACTGATAAGGGCAGAGAGACGGTCAAGAATTTAGGGGAGACCCAATACAAGTAAATATGGCAAACCCACACATCCATTGTGGCCTCCATTGATCATATAAATACTGCTTATGAACGAAAGGGGGTATTCAGAAAGACAACCCACAAAAAGTTTGTAACGAACAAaatcgaaccgaaccgaattttgaTCGAATCTAGTcgagttttaattttttttctaaagAAGCGAGCTGAGCCGAGCTTTCTTAttgaacaaaaaatcatattcgGGCTCGAACTCCTTAACTAACGAGCCAAGATGAATGGATATGAACACGAGATTTCTTCATCAAAACGAGTCGAGCCTAGCCGAGGTAAATTATTCTAGTCAAACCATTGGTTggctgttaaaatagcaaaccagatatatttattattctaaaaatttcgtcatatcactaaaatatatagatattgacatccgTATAGCTGTaacattcataaatatttttaaaaagatcgacacatcaatatgggactaaacgCTAGTAAGAAGAACTGGTTAAAccattggttgattgttaaaataacgAACAAAATAAATTTAAGTTTTTCTGAAAAATTTGTCATATTACCAAAATttatagatcttgacatctgtacggttgtatcattcataaaaaattaaaaaaaatgaaaaatcaatatgggattaaacactagttagaaatactattcaaacaattggttaattgttaaaataacaaacaaaataaattaacGTTTTACAAAAattttgtcatgtcactaaaatatataaatcttaacatccttgtggttggatcatttatatatatttaaaaaaaatctaaatatCAATATGGGACTAAATGCTAGTAAGAAGAACTGGTTAAATTAccagttgactgttaaaatagtaAACTGAATACATTTACttttttctaataattttatCATATCTTTAAAATATATACATCTTGATtcttgacatccttatggttggatcgttcataaatattttttaaaaattgaaatatgaatattggactaaacactagttaaaCCATTAGTTGATTCTTAAAATAAGAAGCaaaatgaatttattttttttttctaaaatttttgtcatatcataaaaatatatagatcttcacatccgtatagttggatcattcaaaaaatattttaaaaaaaatcaaaacatcaatatgggattaaacactatttaaaaatattattcaaataagtggttgattgttaaaataacaaacaaaataaatttattattttctacATATTTTTTCATGTCACTAAAACATATacatcttaacatccgtacggttggatcatttataaatagttataaaaaaatcaaaacattaatataGGACTAAACGCTTGTTAAAAGAAATGGTCAAACTAGTGGTTGACTATTGAAATagaaaatcaaatatatttattattttctaataaatttatcagatcaatgaaatatatagatcttaataTCCGTACCGTTGGAACATTcataaatagtttttaaaaaaacaaaacatgaatttgtaaacactagttagaagtagtATTCAAACGatttgttgattgttaaaataacaagcaaaataatattatttttctaaaaaaaattcataccagtaaaatatatagatcttgacatctgtacggttggatcattcataaatatttctgaaaaattgaaacatcaatatgggactaaactTCAGTAAGAATTACTGGTCAAACTATTtgttgactattaaaatggcaaaccaaatccatttatttttttctaaatattttttcatatgactaaaatatatatatatatatatatatatatatatatatatattgacatccgtacggttggatcattcatcaATCTTTTTTAAAAAATGAGACATCAATATAAGACTAAACGATCGTAAGAAAACTAGTCAAACTTCTCGTTAACAATTAAAAAACCAAAcaaaatacatttatttttttatatcgctaaaatatataacttttgctgacatccatatggttgaataattaacaaatatttttaaaaaattaaaacatcaatatagAACTAAACACTAGTAGGAAGTATTATTCAAATAATTGgttgattattaaaataataaatgaaataaatttctttttttctaaaatttttatcacgtcactaaaacatatagatcttaacatttatacagttggatcatttataatttttttaaaaaaattgaaaaatcaatatggTACTAAACGCTAATAAAAAAACTGGTCACACTACtggttgactattaaaatagtaaatcaaatacatttattttttctaataattttatcatatcaataaaatatatagatcttgacatccgtacggttagatcattcataaatatatttaaaaaattcaaaacatGAATATTAGACTAAACACTATTAGAAGTACTACAGTTAAACCTCGATAAATTAATACTCGATAAATTACTAACCTCGTTAAATTAATAATTTCTTGTAACCCCAAGCCGGACCTTTTATGCTAAGCTAAATTAATAATTCGCTAAATTTATAAGATAATATTTGTTTATTAATACAAATAAGTcccatataatatataaattaataattacaTATTACATCAAAATTATAGATTTCTAAGATGCACTTTTATAGTAAGCCTCAATTGTAACCAGTTTCTTTTTAAAATTGATGTCGCCTTGTACTTCATCTTGAATCTTTCATAATGCAGTATGGAGCTCTGGCACACTATGTTCATGTTACAAGAGTAGATTACGTAATGTAATTGTTGTTTTAAGGATGAAAAGACATCTTTTCGTGAGATTGCCTCCAACTATGTAGTTACTTAAATAAGGTCCCTTTTATTGTTGTGGTAAATAGGACCAAGGCTGGTCTAGAAAAGATAGGGCCCTGATTTGAACCATTTTGAGAACTCCAGGACATTATataatctaattaaataagtgaATCCTTTCAATTtacttaaattcataaatatttctTAATGTTATTTTAAGTATTCAATATATGAGAATAaattattattctgagaattgtatacgttataaaattttaaataatatatctcgataaattaataaattattaatatattgataaactaataaattattaatttatcgatatatatttcgattaattaataatttttcatgCTCCCAAAGGTATTAATTTATCGAGGTTTTACTTTATTCAAATctttggttgattgttaaaatataACAAGCAAAATgaattattatttttgaaaaaatttcccatatcactaaaatatatagatttcACATCTATACGGTTGAATCAttcataaaattttaatttatagaaacgttttcatatttcataatttttttatattcactataatttatttttaaaaaaatagaaacacGAGAATTTAAGTATAATAAACTAAACTTTTATAGTTTAACTACTAAAATTAATAGATGTTTATGTCTTTAAGATTAATCAACAAAAATGTGACAGATAATGGACATTTTTCTTCGTTTCACCCATTTTCTACTATTATTGGTAGGAAACGACcctaaattattattattttcatgTTTCGAAAAattgttatttatttttaataacatGTGGACTGCTGAAATGGACGTGGTATAAAATTCTATCAAAATCTATCAATATTGGTAAGAAATACTTTCTCACCAAACTTGATAGGAAATAGTCTCAAAATAATgaccttttttttcttttttaaaatttaataattaaaaaatgtGAGGGCCGGTGATGTAGATATTGGGACAATTTAGGTATCAAATTTTGATCAAAATCTATCAAAATTGGTAGGTATTGAATTTCTTACCGATCTACATATTATAAATTGCTGGATAACCATTTCCTAAGGTTTGGTATCCTTATTTTGGCTCGGAtataatttttaactttaatttgacCCAGTGGACTATCCATTTTTACGTTTGGTATTCATATTAGGTTTATAAAAGATTCATATATATATTATGACCCATTTTAATTATAGAAACTTTGCAATACaatctatatattataaattgcTGGATAACCCTTTCCTAAGGTTTGGTATCCATATTTTGGCTCAGAtataatttttaactttaatttgacccagtggactatccatttttaggtttggtatccatatctatatattataaattgcTGGATAACCCTTTGCTAGAGTTTGGTATCCATATTTTGGCTCACAtataatttttaactttaatttgacCCAGTGAACTATCCATTTTTAGGTTTGGTATCCATATTAGGTTTATAAAAGATCCGTATATTTATTATGACTCATTTTAATTATAGAAACTTTGCAATACAATTATAAATATGAATTGTGTTATGATaagtttttaatacaaatttgaagtaaattttaaattttgacagatctatttatagaaataatctcataaaatatataacataaaaGTAACTTATGTAACGAAAGTagttcttaaataaatttatcataataTGTAGATGCAATACACTTATTATATAAATAACTTAATCTttcaaaattatattatttaattttaattataaatttatttatttattttattaaataatttttgaaataccCGTGTGCAAAGCACAATAGGAATTGATAGAGTAATTTCTATCAAATTTTTTGGTTTGATTTGCTTTTACAATGAATCCATCAATTTTTACCAAATTTTTATGGTTTGATTTGCTTTTGTAGTGGATCGAATTTGAGTTAAATATAGAGAGATAGGTTGTACTCAGAATATGTTATCTAACACTCGATCACAGATTCGTATCAGAATTCGAGCACAATTGTTAGTGGAGTTCAAGCTCGACAGTTTCTGTTGGAGGAAGATTGCAAACAAAAAAATCTTTGGGTCAAGCTGAACGATATAAAACGAACTGCACCGACTCAAATTGCACCTGCTCCAATCATACTTATGGTTGTTTTAGTAGTATTAATATCGATCGACAACCTAATCGCCATAACAATGACTCGATGAGTCAAAAACCGACAAGTAATAAAAAAAACATACATTAATGTAGGCATTGCTCAGAGACTCAGAGTCCTATCAACGGAAACGAAAAATCAGTGCGTAGCCCGCTAGGGACTCTCATAAAAGGGAGAAGTATAGAGCCATTTGTTCATACAGAATTGGGTACGTGGTAGTTAATCATCAATTCATCGCATCCAAATGTAAACCCATAAACTTAGTCACTAACTAATCTATGTGATGCAAACCGTGCAATAATACCCATGAACAATTTCACATAATTTATAGTAGTATTAAAGTAAATACATAAAAATCTTTATCAACCTCTCACTCTGATCAGCTGATCTGGGATGGCACTGAAGAATAGGTACGATTGCATGCTGATTTACAGCCAGAACATGCACTACAAGTTTTTCTGCACTTAACTTTGCTCAGTCCCCCACAATCTATCTATATATGCGCATACTGACATGCATACATTATATTGGTGAGGAGCATGCAAAATAGTACAAGAGGGGAACTAAACTAACAATATATGGTAACCAAACTCCAAGGTGAAAAAGTAAAGTGGTAGTCACTAGTCACTATTAATGTTTACTTGATGAATTGGATGTGTCAGAGTAATTGATGAATTGGATGTGTCAGAGTAAAGAGTCTCTCCCAATTTTCTCAAGTTATCAGCTGGTCCAGGGTTGATGATAGAGAATGCAGCCAGGACACTACAATCCAAGCATGCATCCCCAACTTCATTAGGATCATTCTTATGTCCTCTTCCTCCGTTAATTCTTCCTAGCAACTGGATATGCTATTGTAGATTAATTGTACTTGAATCTGATTAGTACTGCGATTTTCTTGTGCGCGAAGTAGTAGATTATTGGCTCGAGCTCCATTTACTGTCTCCCATTATACAAATTCAGATTCGTTCTAGCATATATTGTTAGTGAAGCTATAAGCAGAACACTCAGGCTTCGTTAATTTTAGTCTTTTTCACGATTTTAATTATACCTTGAGTAGATCATGGTGCACATATTAAGTTATTAACTTCACAATGTACTGATCATGTAGTAGCGAGGCCATCTATTCACATTTTCATATACCTTCCTATATCCCTATAACATGATGATACAATACTATTGTCAAATTATGATTTATGCAACTACTTTAATATTATTAATAGCATGAGAACATCAATTAGCATGTCCGCGGAAATGTAATTATCTTCTGATACAACAAACTACAAACATAAATTAGCAGATGCCAAGACCAATTAGCCAATCAATAAACTGAAACATACACCTTGAACTTACAAACCCCCCTCCCCAATCTTCTATACCAATATATAGATTATACCCCAACCTTAGGAAGTTAAATTAACTTCCCTCATTAATAATAAACCAGATCAAAGAAAAAGCTAGATCTTAGCATATAACCTCTCAATTGAACCCCTATCCCAAATCTCCTAGTACAAGTGCTAGTAATGCACaacatatatgtgtgtgtgtatatatgagTGCATGCCATGCGCAATACATATTAAATCAACTTACCGGCTCTGCAGATCAAATTTACAAATTCTTGAAAGATGTGAGCTGTTGAACAATCATTCTTTTGTTGATGAAGATGTGCGACAGAAGTGGATCCGAGGTTCCTCTCAGAGCAAATATTAATTTCCTCAACCCCTGCCTCATAAAACTCAAAGGCTGAATTCTTTTGCAGCTGACATGATCACTCCGATCCAACCGTATTTTCCCTTGTGGCCATAATATAATTCACGAGATAAACATGATTTGATCTACAGAAATAAGCTACCTAGCTAGCAAGCTCAAACATAGATCACCCTctattaattacctaattatacGAAATAAAAGGAGGAAGATATTCAAATAGAACTCAATTGTCGAATCATGTGGCGTTGCTAGATTAAAGAAGGAACTGAAGAACCAACAGTATTACTAGTAGCAGGATCAAGCCAAGAACCAGTACCATTCGAAGTCCAAAAAAGAGAATCAGATTGTGATGATCTCATCTGTTGGATCTGATTGTTATTTATCCTATTTTGAGATTCTTCTGCTCTGAACTCCTTCTCAGAGATACCATCATTATCATCATGACTACCTTGCATTTGCATGTGATCTTCATAAGAGAATCCAAGAAAAGTGCTACCTCCAGCTGCTCTTGCATCTCCAATAACACCCTCGGAAACAAATTTTTGTTGTTGTATGTTTGGCAAAAGAAAAGAATTAGCTGCCATTGTTGGAGGAGCATTAGAAACAGTTGAGCTAAAAGATCCAAAGTTAGGAAGATGATGATAACTTGAAAGCATTGATTTAGAAAGATCACTGCTAGGTACTATTTGGCTAGAAGATGAAAACCCTAGAGAAGATATTAATCGAGGTTGAAGATCATTTTCGTAGAACTGATGATGACCACCTGCAGCATCAACCCTAGAATCGAACGAAAGATTGAATTCGGAAGAACTAGGGTTCATATAAAACAAAGGATTATTTAGCTTTAAGGAAGTCGTCATAGGATTTAATAAAGATAATGAAGTATTATGAGATGAATCCACAGCCACCGATGACGTAGATGTGGTGGCTGCAGGCCTTTTAACCCTCTTGTTTTTTCTACAACCACCACCAACCGGGACATTTCTGAGGGTTCCTCCGCGAGTCCAGTAACGTTTACAAGCTTTGCAAAAATGCCTTGGTTGGGACAAACTGTAGTTGTTATAATAACAAAACTTAGTGTTGGATGAATCACAGCGAGGACACTTTAGTGCTagttgttgttgctgttgaatTTGCTCTTGTGTTGGTTTGTCTATACCATGCATATTACTTGATGCCATCAAGTAGTTCTGATCATCAATCAGATGCACAAAAGTTGAAGGGGAAAAAAAGGGAGAAAAGGGTTTTCAAGGTGTTTTTAGGGTAAAAATAGCTAGCATGAAAGAAAGCATAACACTAGACTAATTATATTCCCTGCCAAAAGCTAAGAAACAAGAATATATATGGGGCCATGTTTTTTTGTTAAATAATTGAGGCTAGGGAAAAGGAATTTAAAGAAGAACACTGTGGCAATTGTTTATAAGTAGTTGTAGAGATGTTGTGTGCATGCCATTTTCTCAGTTAGTTACCTCGAaccatttttctttgtatttaagCGCTTTAACCAAATTACAAACAGTAAGAAGACAAAAGCAGGTGGCAAGAATGTGTACTATCTGGACATTCATTCGAGGGATTAAATATTTGAGACGTTTAATTAATGAAAATATAAGttcgattttttaaaatttacatTAATTCCCGAAATTAGAAAGAGTATTACTAACTTGATTATAATCCTTATTGGTTTATTATAACTCCAAGAACCTGCAGGCTAAATTAATATTTTCGATAAAAAAACATTAAAAATTGTTTGAAATTTAGTTGAGAAATAAAAAAGTCCTTATCCATCACTACTTATAATAAAAATAGCATGACAATTTCCAAAAAAAAAATAGTTTTTCACATTTTCCATTCACTCTTTTTCATTTTATTTCATATCTAACACCCTAAGTTAAAGAGCCTTATTTGGGGGGAAGGAATGCCCTATAAATTCATGCACACTTATTATTATTATCTCAAATTATCTGTACTATTTTTTTCCTCTATATATAATTTGCACGAATTTAGTTCATATGTAGCAGCATTCCCTTCCAATCTCATCGGCCAAACACAATAATGTTTAAATTTTCATATGTAAGCTCATATATATGAGCTAGTTTTAAGGTGATGCAGATACCTGGAATGAAAGAGAATCTATTTAGATAATAAGGAATTCCTCAGAGTTCATTAATCGAGGTAATCATACAGCATATCCCACTTCCCATACTTCTGTTTCTGGTTATTGATTAATTAAACTAACAACACATCACAATAAACTACACCATATACGATATGCAGTGTTCCAGAAATCGCTAGGCGTGCCAGGGCGGTGAGGGTAGATTAATCGGCAAGTAGGAGATTAATCGGACCgattaatcggaacattaatcgtaagaatataaatattatttttaatttttataattatataataatcaacatgtcaaatatttgtttgaaaaaagaaattagaatggtattaaacAATATATACACATTTGATATGcgttatgtactaattattgagtttacaatattaactatattttaattcacacttctaaattaattataatatattatttttatattttaagtgagaaaataaatatattagattacttgttacttcttaccaatactttatattataaattgacatgatattgtgtgaaattatgaaattaatgatttaaaattataaaaacgtaaaaaaatatttttttagttattttccgcctagaccgcctaggaccgatttttgaccgcctAGACTGTCTAATcccgattttgacccgattttttgaaaaaacgcctaaatcaccGCCTAGTTCCGAGTTGGGGCATTTTACCACCGCctagaccgatttttagaacacggACTACATGTGACTCCTCTTTAATATGTGTGGATCAATGGTTTTAATAAAATTTTCAACACATCTCTATACATAAGATCATGCATGATCCAAATATCCTTTCTAAATGGGCTGTCATGGTCAGGTGTCAAACTGTCATGATTAAATGTTCTGATTCAATTCAATTGGTGcgtaaatatataaatatatattcacCGAACATTTTTCTAATTCAAGACATTAGTGTCAGGCTTATATAATTGTGTACacaaaatttatataaaataacatgataattgatatttaatattttaattgaaatttttaatatatatataggAGACTTATTAATTACAATTAAAATCTAACACattttattttgtataattttatATCTCATTTTATACACCAAACATTTTTCAATTCAATAATACTAATACATCCTTAATTGCGAGTCCACGAGAGTCACCTTACGATTTCTATAGGTTTGTACTAAAACTGAAGTAAAGATATTGAGTGGAGCTGCAAATCAACATAGTCAAACGGAGTATTTAAACGAGCCGAATTTATCCATGTAAGCCTTCGATTTCTATAGGTTTGTCCTAAAGTTAAGTAAAGATATTAAGTTTCACCGGAGCTGCATATCAATATAACCAAGCTGAG
Encoded here:
- the LOC141668751 gene encoding dof zinc finger protein DOF1.4-like translates to MASSNMHGIDKPTQEQIQQQQQLALKCPRCDSSNTKFCYYNNYSLSQPRHFCKACKRYWTRGGTLRNVPVGGGCRKNKRVKRPAATTSTSSVAVDSSHNTSLSLLNPMTTSLKLNNPLFYMNPSSSEFNLSFDSRVDAAGGHHQFYENDLQPRLISSLGFSSSSQIVPSSDLSKSMLSSYHHLPNFGSFSSTVSNAPPTMAANSFLLPNIQQQKFVSEGVIGDARAAGGSTFLGFSYEDHMQMQGSHDDNDGISEKEFRAEESQNRINNNQIQQMRSSQSDSLFWTSNGTGSWLDPATSNTVGSSVPSLI